In the Populus trichocarpa isolate Nisqually-1 chromosome 1, P.trichocarpa_v4.1, whole genome shotgun sequence genome, TCATTgaaagattattaaaaattaggATTGATTTTTACCGTGAATCCAACTGTAGCGCTGAGCAGACTAATTGTGTTTTTCTTATGATTCAATTTCACGTTTTGCTCAAAAACAAAACTCTCACCGCCATTCTTAGACCATTGAGAACCTATCaccaaaagataaataaatttatccacattataattagaatttaaaataaataaaaacaagaatataTAAGACTTAAtaaccaagattttctttttctcaccAATAAGTTCTCCATTAACAAAGGCATGAAGAATTTGGCCGCTACTTTTAACTCGGAGTGTCATATTATAACTCCAGACTGGATCatcttttttaagatttatactgttaaataaaaaaaaattaaccaaataaacctccaataatataataaataatgtattgaaacaaaaaaataatacataaacATCGAAAAATGACCTTGTCATGTAGAATAAATAATCACTCAAATCATTCGCTGCCTCTTTTTGGTCAAGAATCTGATTAATGGTGACATCTCCCTTTCCAAGAAGTATAGTCTTATCGTCCATTTCAGGTCTCCATGACCATTTAAGAGAAATGGGCTCATCTTCGGCGACGTTTGCTTTCTTGACCATCACTGATGTTTGAGTAGATAcctagtaatatatatatataagattttaataaaaatattgtaataaactataaatttgatataaaaatataataataataataataataataataataatagcgaTAAATGTTTGAGCTGATAactaataatattgatatacaacttatatagttttgataaataaattataaaattttgataaaaatattaaaataaactataaattataattaccttGGCTGTATTGTAAGACACATTTTGACAATCTGGAAGTATACTAACAGACCATGCTGGTACTGTATAATTTATGCCTTGGAAATTGATTGTTTTATCAGTCCCTTGGTCTACATTGGCCAAAAAACAGCTTGATCCACCTTCATTTGAATATATAGtgccctaaaaaaataaataaagatgcaATATTAAAGCAAAATCAAgtattaaataattaacaaaaatacaaataatattaaaaaaataagtattaaataattaacaaaaaaaaaattacccaaaCAGAATCATCACCCAAATCGACAGAGGAAACGTTCCCTGTTGTGAGAATATCCTCCATGGAATGCAATAGGTCATGAAGTTGCTTCAAATGCCCCCATTTTGGTTGGTTCAGGTTTCCTGTTaagaattatatttaaaaacaaaaaaacaaaaacatataagacCATGATCTCAAACTATGtagtaaaatcaataaattaattattaaataagttGTTACCATATTCATCCAGTGGTGCGTCATAATCATAGGATGTAGTAATGTATGGACCACCGGCTGATCGACCAAAATTAGTTCCACCATGGTACTAAAATAGCATAGTATAAAACTAATGTTACAAAAAATGaagttaattatgaaaaaatatagttattataaaataaaactataaatataaaagatttaaagCATAAACTAACCATATAGTAGTTTTGAAAAGTGCCTCccaattgataaaatcttgcTACAGCAAAAGCAAGATCCTCAGCAGTCCTGTGTGGATCTTTACCACCCCAATTCTTATACCttgaaaaaagtaattttaaaaattataattaaataatatattaatttatacggagtttcaattaatattagtaaataatatataaataaaaaaatataaattaccaGCCAGTCCAATTCTCCGTCCACATTTTAGGAATATTTGATCTCCTAGGTTGGTATTGATCACAATACCAACCATTGCATGTACTGATCTGTTCgcaataattacaaaaattaatcacaaaataaaattatgatattaatctttatagtaaaattaaaatcactaatattaataaaaaaaaataatcatgattacAGAAACCAGTTCTGACCTgctaacaataattttaaaaaaatcaatcacaaactaagattaaaatattattttttatagtaaaattaaaattactaatattaataattaaaatactacatttttataagattaatgCAAAAATCAATCACAGATACCTTTAtgtagtaaaattaaaattactaagattagtcaaaaaaagaaaatcattattaaaaaaatcaatcacaaactAATATTAAGATACTACATTTTTATAGGATTaatcaaaaagataaaatcatgaaaaaaataataataataaactataCCATTGGTTCTGGAGCATCATCCTGCTGGCACATGAGCCATGGAACTCCAATGTCAAGAGATTGAGCCATGTTTGCGCACCAATTCATGTATGCCTTCCCTTCATCTCCATAAGATGACATGACATTGCCATATTCGTTCTCAATCTAtacccatttttattttaatttgttagtatggaaaataattaatattttgacaaaaacacTTACCATATATGACATGtagcaaaaattcaaaataataataataataataataataataataataataataataataatagagttataataaaaataaaaacttttaaaatatatttataatataccTGAGCAAGAATAACAGGACCTCCTTGGGATGCAAAAAGGTTTTCTCGTTTCACCATATCGACGATCAATGTAGTGAAGTTTTGCATCTCATTCtgcagtgaaaaaaaaaactgaattaatttaaataaattaagtaattaaacagtaaataataacaaattga is a window encoding:
- the LOC18094334 gene encoding beta-galactosidase 7 isoform X1, translating into MWPDLMKKSREGGLDAIETYVFWNAHEPARRQYDFSGNLDLVRFLKAIQDEGLYAVLRIGPYVCAEWNYGGFPVWLHNMPGIQMRTDNDVFKNEMQNFTTLIVDMVKRENLFASQGGPVILAQIENEYGNVMSSYGDEGKAYMNWCANMAQSLDIGVPWLMCQQDDAPEPMISTCNGWYCDQYQPRRSNIPKMWTENWTGWYKNWGGKDPHRTAEDLAFAVARFYQLGGTFQNYYMYHGGTNFGRSAGGPYITTSYDYDAPLDEYGNLNQPKWGHLKQLHDLLHSMEDILTTGNVSSVDLGDDSVWGTIYSNEGGSSCFLANVDQGTDKTINFQGINYTVPAWSVSILPDCQNVSYNTAKVSTQTSVMVKKANVAEDEPISLKWSWRPEMDDKTILLGKGDVTINQILDQKEAANDLSDYLFYMTSINLKKDDPVWSYNMTLRVKSSGQILHAFVNGELIGSQWSKNGGESFVFEQNVKLNHKKNTISLLSATVGFTNYGANFDLVPSGITGPVELIGYHGDDETVAKDLSSQKWSYKIGLEGLNQELYSSQSLKWQEDSFPVNRTLTWYKTVFKAPLGTDPVVVDLLGMGKGLAWVNGNSIGRYWPSFIAEGDCNLEPCDYRGSYDSSKCLSNCGHPTQRWYHVPRSFLNDTGDNTLVLFEEFGGNPSSVNFRTIAIGSACISAEENRKIELSCQGRPISAVKFASFGNPQGSCGSFVKGFCEGSKDALSVVEKACVGQESCTIDVSEDTFGSTTCGDDVIKTLSVEAIC